Proteins encoded together in one Catellatospora citrea window:
- a CDS encoding site-specific integrase, with the protein MAWMERRGEQFLVRVWHGRRKIIDSVHASHDEASLRLLQLRNMRVLARQRRPGACPTFAAWSRTWLQARLVTDETLDHYASQLDNHLIPALGHLHLEQIDADTVRQLAHSPGRLPLGARTLRHTLTLLGTILRDAIKIGYLAHDPTTGIRLRHPDRPRPRITAEQLFEIASRMPNPMLRALVITAGYTGLRPGESAALQRKNLRHDDPRAGGLPYLYIDPLEGSRHEHRGRRWLGTLKNQSSARHVFLPPFLDTLLTRELRPSGELLFARPDGQLLSRNDVRRPWRLACDGDARKAWEPICRGLRPYDLRHLHRTWMDEDAISESVQAARLGHRRLRKPRPPLPHLAAAQQALLEAMQARWQSSN; encoded by the coding sequence ATGGCATGGATGGAACGGCGCGGTGAGCAGTTCCTGGTCCGGGTCTGGCACGGCCGCCGGAAGATCATCGACTCGGTGCACGCCAGCCACGACGAAGCCTCGCTGCGACTACTGCAGCTGAGGAACATGAGAGTGCTGGCCAGGCAGCGGCGGCCCGGCGCGTGCCCGACATTCGCGGCCTGGTCCCGCACCTGGCTGCAGGCGCGGCTGGTGACCGACGAGACCCTCGACCACTACGCCTCCCAGCTGGACAACCACCTCATCCCCGCCCTCGGCCACTTGCACCTGGAGCAGATCGACGCCGACACCGTCCGACAGCTCGCCCACTCCCCCGGCCGGCTGCCGCTGGGTGCCCGTACGCTGCGGCACACCTTGACACTGCTCGGCACGATCCTGCGCGACGCGATCAAGATCGGATACCTCGCCCACGATCCCACGACCGGCATCCGCCTGCGTCACCCGGACCGGCCCCGCCCTCGCATCACGGCCGAGCAGTTGTTCGAGATCGCCTCGCGGATGCCGAATCCTATGCTGCGTGCTCTGGTCATAACCGCCGGGTACACCGGCCTGCGGCCAGGCGAGAGCGCCGCGCTCCAGCGCAAGAACCTTCGCCACGACGACCCCCGCGCCGGCGGCCTGCCCTACCTCTACATCGACCCGCTCGAAGGAAGCCGCCACGAACACCGCGGCCGACGCTGGCTCGGAACCCTCAAGAACCAGTCATCGGCCCGGCACGTGTTCCTCCCACCGTTCCTCGACACACTGCTCACCCGCGAGCTCCGACCGAGCGGCGAACTGCTGTTCGCCCGGCCCGACGGGCAACTGCTGTCCCGCAACGACGTGCGCCGGCCTTGGCGGCTGGCCTGCGACGGCGACGCCCGCAAGGCATGGGAGCCTATCTGCCGAGGCCTGCGGCCGTACGACCTGCGCCACCTGCACCGCACCTGGATGGACGAGGACGCGATAAGTGAGTCGGTGCAGGCAGCCAGGCTCGGCCACCGGCGGCTTCGAAAACCGCGCCCACCCCTGCCACACCTCGCCGCCGCGCAACAGGCACTGCTCGAAGCCATGCAGGCTCGCTGGCAGTCCAGTAACTGA
- a CDS encoding tyrosine-type recombinase/integrase produces the protein MAWIEQARNRYRVRFRHAGMIYTDSTYTDRAKAEERLNTLGEGIRRRAALFEPGPAPLLKQWVPIWMNSRLVGEAAAARDECLLRVHILPRFGNTRMSAIDMLAAQLFAKQLRRRLARSSVITILALLRTVLRDAVRQRLLLVDPLAHVEVPAEAATERPVLTQDQVWALACRMPTQRLKTMIVTAAGTGMRFGELAALAPAAISLDTYRLHIDPDVGSLHEVAGKRWLGPPKPPSGARKIYLPPYLLEGLQPLANGTRTEPMFRAAGGGLLWRTTFAARVWRPACDGDAARGWEPFLPGLQFNDLRSTHLTWMDEDHINDVVKAKRMGHRLRDVRENYATVTDPMARPLLEALQRRWQASGATW, from the coding sequence ATGGCATGGATCGAACAAGCCCGCAACCGCTACCGAGTGCGCTTCCGCCACGCGGGCATGATCTACACCGACTCGACGTACACCGACCGAGCCAAGGCCGAAGAACGGCTGAACACCCTCGGCGAAGGCATCCGCCGCCGAGCCGCCCTGTTCGAGCCCGGCCCCGCACCGCTACTCAAACAGTGGGTGCCGATCTGGATGAACAGCCGTCTCGTGGGTGAAGCCGCAGCAGCCCGCGACGAGTGCCTGCTGCGCGTGCACATCCTTCCGCGGTTCGGCAACACCAGGATGAGCGCCATCGACATGCTCGCCGCACAGCTGTTCGCCAAACAGCTACGCAGACGACTCGCCCGCTCGAGCGTAATCACGATCCTGGCGCTACTACGCACCGTACTCCGAGATGCCGTACGCCAGCGGCTCCTACTCGTCGACCCCCTGGCCCACGTCGAGGTCCCCGCCGAGGCCGCCACAGAACGCCCAGTGCTGACTCAGGACCAGGTGTGGGCGCTGGCCTGCCGGATGCCAACCCAACGCCTCAAGACCATGATCGTCACCGCAGCCGGAACAGGCATGCGCTTCGGCGAACTCGCCGCACTCGCACCCGCCGCCATCAGCCTCGACACCTACCGCCTGCACATCGACCCCGACGTCGGATCCCTGCATGAAGTCGCCGGCAAGCGGTGGCTCGGACCACCCAAACCGCCCTCCGGCGCGCGGAAGATATACCTGCCGCCCTACCTCCTGGAAGGCCTACAACCCCTGGCCAACGGGACCCGAACCGAACCCATGTTCCGCGCCGCCGGCGGAGGGCTGCTGTGGCGAACCACGTTCGCCGCCCGCGTCTGGCGCCCGGCCTGCGACGGCGACGCCGCGCGGGGCTGGGAGCCGTTCCTGCCGGGACTGCAGTTCAACGACCTACGCTCCACCCACCTCACCTGGATGGACGAAGACCACATCAACGACGTCGTAAAAGCCAAACGCATGGGCCACCGACTGCGCGACGTCCGCGAGAACTACGCCACCGTCACCGACCCCATGGCCAGACCACTACTCGAAGCACTACAGCGGCGCTGGCAAGCATCCGGCGCCACCTGGTGA
- a CDS encoding alpha/beta fold hydrolase, with the protein MPLRKIHHPVGAYTAEEKKEFAGMDLTDHAGVRLTHGKPKVNGVEIHYAIGGVGEPVFLLHGVPKTMSYWRHVVPLLTPHYTVIAVDNRGCGGSQRPLTGYDTATMAGDVAELATYLGFERFRVAGEDWGAAIAYAVAAFHRPRARQLVFQETLLPGLPAGPGLPGGERDPSLAADDGRTGWHFSFFGLPHVPELLLAGRERPFWTYYARRQMWDPSALTEEDIDEMVHSIEQPGGTRAILEMFRARQTDAEQNRPHYADPISCPVLAVGAQDYLGDAVFEQLTQVARDVRGVVIPAAGHNIALENPVALAQAYLDFFAGG; encoded by the coding sequence GTGCCGCTCCGGAAGATCCACCACCCGGTCGGCGCCTACACGGCCGAAGAGAAGAAGGAGTTCGCCGGGATGGACCTCACTGACCACGCCGGAGTCCGGCTCACACACGGCAAGCCCAAGGTCAACGGTGTGGAGATCCACTACGCGATCGGCGGCGTCGGCGAGCCGGTGTTCTTGCTGCACGGCGTGCCGAAGACCATGTCGTACTGGCGCCACGTCGTGCCGCTGCTGACCCCGCACTACACCGTCATCGCGGTCGACAACCGAGGCTGCGGCGGCTCCCAGCGCCCCCTGACCGGCTACGACACCGCCACGATGGCCGGTGACGTCGCCGAACTGGCCACCTACCTGGGCTTCGAGCGGTTCCGCGTCGCCGGCGAGGACTGGGGCGCGGCCATCGCCTACGCCGTCGCCGCCTTCCACCGGCCCCGGGCGCGGCAACTGGTGTTCCAGGAAACGCTCCTACCAGGGTTGCCGGCCGGCCCGGGGTTGCCGGGCGGCGAACGCGACCCGTCGCTGGCCGCCGACGATGGCCGCACCGGCTGGCACTTCAGCTTCTTCGGCCTGCCGCACGTGCCCGAGCTGCTGCTGGCCGGGCGGGAACGGCCGTTCTGGACTTATTACGCCAGACGCCAGATGTGGGACCCCAGCGCGCTGACCGAGGAGGACATCGACGAAATGGTGCACTCGATTGAGCAGCCGGGCGGCACCAGGGCCATCTTGGAAATGTTCCGCGCCCGCCAGACCGACGCCGAACAGAACCGCCCACACTACGCCGACCCGATCAGCTGCCCGGTCCTGGCCGTCGGCGCGCAGGACTACCTCGGGGACGCAGTATTCGAACAGCTCACGCAAGTAGCCCGCGACGTCCGCGGCGTCGTCATCCCCGCGGCCGGTCACAACATCGCGCTGGAGAACCCGGTCGCCCTGGCCCAGGCCTACCTCGACTTCTTCGCAGGCGGCTGA
- a CDS encoding transposase family protein: MTGLSSDQVDQLVLDVYAQGGLDPARRRAVGPYRTVLVVLLYLRHNLSQALLAELFDCSQPTVSRLIGRLAPIITTVLTPTAERAAARDLHSTVRVDGFLAPTGDRRKDTYTSGLYSGKRHRCGFNIQVVGSFQGTLVLTGKPQPGAMHDAKAWRESGLAATFTGRLHADGGPGAFADTAYTGTGLRVPHRRTKGQAPTESTREYNRAIASRRASVERVIAHLKNWRLLATGYRGLLDRFPLFLDVITKLEIYRAS; encoded by the coding sequence ATGACGGGCCTGAGCAGCGATCAAGTCGACCAACTCGTACTCGACGTCTACGCCCAGGGCGGACTGGACCCCGCCCGCCGCCGCGCGGTCGGCCCCTACCGCACGGTGCTGGTCGTCCTGCTCTACCTGCGCCACAACCTGTCGCAGGCGCTGCTGGCCGAATTGTTCGACTGCTCCCAGCCGACCGTGTCGCGCCTGATCGGCCGGCTCGCACCGATCATCACCACCGTACTCACTCCCACAGCTGAGCGGGCCGCTGCCCGAGATCTGCACTCGACCGTGCGCGTGGACGGGTTCCTGGCCCCGACCGGTGACCGACGCAAGGACACCTACACATCCGGCTTGTACTCCGGGAAACGCCACCGGTGCGGGTTCAACATCCAGGTCGTCGGCTCCTTTCAAGGCACCCTCGTGCTCACCGGCAAGCCGCAGCCAGGCGCGATGCACGACGCGAAGGCCTGGCGCGAGTCCGGACTCGCCGCGACCTTCACCGGCCGGCTGCACGCAGACGGCGGACCGGGTGCCTTCGCCGACACCGCCTACACCGGCACCGGCCTGCGCGTGCCCCACCGACGCACGAAAGGCCAGGCCCCGACCGAGTCGACCCGCGAGTACAACCGCGCCATCGCGTCACGCCGCGCCAGCGTCGAACGCGTCATCGCGCACCTGAAGAACTGGCGCCTCCTGGCCACCGGCTACCGCGGCCTACTCGACCGGTTCCCACTGTTCCTCGACGTCATCACGAAGCTGGAGATCTACCGAGCATCATGA
- a CDS encoding glutathione-independent formaldehyde dehydrogenase produces the protein MKGLVYDGPRSVSVQNVPDARIERPTDVLVKITTTNICGSDLHMYEGRTDMETGRVLGHENMGEVIEVGGAVDRVRVGDLVCLPFNISCGFCRNCEKGLTAYCLTTPVDPKMAGAAYGFAGMGPYAGGQAEFLRVPYGDSNCLVLPEEAREKQTDYVMLSDIFPTGWHCTELAGVRPGETVVIYGAGPVGLMAALSATLKSAAKVMVVDRHPDRLALAEQIGAIAIDDSKASPIDQVNEQTNGLGADRGCECVGYQAHDPQGHEHPNLTLNNLVQSVKFTGTIGVVGVFIPQDPGSPDPLYKKDGEIAFDYGMYWFKGQSMGTGQANVKAYNRQLCNLIQLGKAKPSWIVSHELPLSQAPQGYEHFDKRDDGWTKVVLHPGS, from the coding sequence ATGAAAGGTCTGGTGTACGACGGGCCGCGTTCGGTGAGCGTGCAGAATGTGCCCGACGCGAGGATCGAGAGGCCGACCGACGTGTTAGTGAAGATCACTACCACTAATATCTGCGGGTCGGACCTGCACATGTATGAGGGGCGCACCGACATGGAGACGGGGCGCGTCCTGGGCCACGAGAACATGGGCGAGGTCATCGAAGTCGGCGGCGCTGTAGACCGGGTGCGCGTCGGGGACCTGGTGTGTCTACCGTTCAACATCAGCTGTGGGTTCTGCCGCAACTGCGAAAAGGGCCTGACGGCGTACTGTCTGACCACGCCGGTGGATCCTAAGATGGCCGGTGCCGCGTACGGTTTCGCGGGAATGGGCCCATACGCCGGCGGTCAGGCGGAGTTCCTGCGGGTCCCGTACGGTGACTCCAACTGCCTGGTGCTGCCCGAGGAAGCTCGCGAGAAGCAGACCGACTACGTCATGCTGTCCGACATCTTCCCGACCGGCTGGCACTGCACCGAGCTGGCCGGCGTACGGCCGGGTGAGACCGTCGTCATCTACGGCGCCGGCCCCGTCGGTCTGATGGCCGCGCTGTCGGCGACTCTCAAGAGCGCCGCCAAGGTGATGGTCGTCGACCGTCACCCCGACCGGCTCGCGCTCGCCGAGCAGATCGGCGCCATCGCCATCGACGACTCCAAGGCGTCACCGATCGACCAGGTCAACGAGCAGACCAACGGACTGGGAGCGGACCGAGGCTGTGAGTGCGTGGGCTACCAGGCACACGACCCCCAGGGGCACGAGCATCCGAACCTCACGCTAAACAACCTGGTGCAGTCGGTGAAATTCACTGGCACCATCGGCGTCGTCGGCGTGTTCATCCCTCAGGATCCTGGCAGCCCGGACCCGCTGTACAAGAAGGACGGAGAGATCGCCTTCGACTACGGCATGTACTGGTTCAAAGGCCAGTCCATGGGCACCGGGCAGGCCAATGTCAAGGCCTACAACCGCCAACTGTGCAATCTGATTCAGCTCGGCAAGGCCAAGCCGTCCTGGATCGTCTCCCACGAGCTCCCGCTCAGCCAAGCACCACAGGGCTACGAGCACTTCGATAAGCGTGACGACGGCTGGACCAAGGTCGTCCTACACCCGGGCAGCTGA
- a CDS encoding MEDS domain-containing protein produces MGGTSVEDLKPGDHACLTFSDHDERLDIVAAFVRDGLGLGQKVLCLTESVSEAALVEELVGRGLGIATAARSGQLEVGPSGLFFAPQGSFDPAATIGRWQDQIDQANREGYSGLRVTGDMCWALRPVNGVAELMEYESRLTRMLAGQNATAACQYDRQCFDTLTLATAADSHGMNVTAVTYHDDALLRICRQHVPTGVRVAGEIDYRTIEPLTRALAEALALDDHIDVNLVHLRFMDTATAGVIVQTALGLTGGQRMNVRCAGMPWEILAALGLGELTGVTMTAVRHDD; encoded by the coding sequence GTGGGCGGTACGTCAGTGGAGGATCTGAAGCCAGGTGATCATGCCTGTCTGACGTTCTCCGACCACGACGAGCGGCTGGACATCGTCGCGGCGTTCGTCCGCGACGGTCTGGGGCTGGGGCAGAAGGTGCTGTGTCTGACCGAGTCGGTCAGCGAGGCGGCTCTGGTCGAGGAGCTGGTCGGGCGTGGCCTGGGTATCGCGACCGCGGCCCGCTCCGGGCAGTTGGAGGTCGGACCGAGCGGGCTGTTCTTCGCACCGCAGGGCTCGTTCGACCCGGCGGCCACCATTGGCCGGTGGCAGGACCAGATCGATCAGGCCAACCGTGAGGGCTACAGCGGCCTGCGGGTCACCGGCGACATGTGCTGGGCGCTGCGCCCGGTCAACGGTGTGGCAGAGCTGATGGAGTACGAGTCGCGGCTGACCCGGATGCTGGCGGGGCAGAACGCCACCGCGGCGTGCCAGTACGACCGGCAGTGTTTCGACACCTTGACCCTGGCCACGGCAGCCGACAGCCACGGCATGAACGTCACCGCCGTCACCTACCACGATGACGCGCTGCTGCGCATCTGCCGCCAACACGTGCCGACCGGGGTCAGGGTCGCCGGGGAGATCGACTACCGGACGATCGAGCCGCTGACCCGGGCACTGGCCGAAGCCCTCGCCCTCGACGACCACATCGACGTGAATCTGGTTCATCTGAGGTTCATGGACACCGCGACGGCTGGGGTGATCGTCCAGACTGCGCTGGGTCTGACCGGCGGGCAGCGTATGAATGTCCGCTGCGCGGGCATGCCGTGGGAGATCCTCGCCGCGCTCGGCCTGGGTGAGCTGACAGGGGTGACCATGACAGCGGTTCGCCATGACGACTGA
- a CDS encoding ATP-binding protein, which yields MTTEPHRRSQQAPPDSLPVDAVLLLELAFTETELVGLRSAVAAHASETGMPADRVEVLVFVAYELATNAVRHGGGSGRLQLWAAADVVYCRIFDDGPGIPTGVEGKVRPEPGSSGSRGLWLVRTFAESMHITAGGGGSAGTTVTAMIPFQR from the coding sequence ATGACGACTGAGCCCCACCGGCGGTCGCAGCAGGCGCCACCGGACAGCCTGCCGGTCGACGCAGTGCTGCTGCTGGAACTTGCCTTCACCGAAACCGAACTTGTCGGTCTGCGTTCGGCGGTGGCGGCGCATGCCAGTGAGACCGGCATGCCTGCCGACCGCGTCGAGGTGCTCGTGTTCGTCGCCTATGAACTGGCCACCAACGCCGTGCGTCACGGCGGTGGCTCGGGCCGCCTGCAGTTGTGGGCGGCGGCTGATGTCGTCTACTGCCGTATCTTCGACGACGGTCCGGGCATCCCCACGGGTGTGGAGGGCAAAGTGCGTCCCGAACCCGGTTCGTCCGGCAGCCGCGGCCTGTGGCTGGTGCGCACCTTCGCCGAAAGCATGCACATCACCGCAGGCGGCGGCGGGTCCGCGGGCACCACCGTGACCGCGATGATCCCCTTTCAACGCTGA
- a CDS encoding helix-turn-helix domain-containing protein produces the protein MTEPARTATNTGPLDDAAYPAYAMGPAAKAIGVTPGFLRAAETAGLFESHRSEGGHRRYSRDDLRRADRARHLVNEGLRMDAVVRIIDLEYQLAAASAMIEILRQRLDRRQSSPPAG, from the coding sequence ATGACCGAACCCGCGCGTACCGCCACCAACACCGGCCCACTGGACGATGCCGCCTACCCCGCCTACGCCATGGGCCCGGCAGCGAAGGCCATCGGCGTGACACCGGGATTCCTACGGGCGGCCGAGACCGCAGGGCTGTTCGAATCGCACCGCTCCGAGGGCGGCCACCGACGCTACAGCCGAGACGACCTGCGCCGCGCAGACCGTGCCCGCCACCTGGTCAACGAGGGCCTGCGGATGGACGCCGTGGTACGCATCATCGACCTCGAATACCAGCTGGCCGCCGCCTCCGCCATGATCGAGATCCTGCGGCAACGTCTGGACCGCCGACAGAGCAGCCCGCCGGCCGGCTGA
- a CDS encoding Hsp20/alpha crystallin family protein: MIMRFDPFRDLDRLAGEAFGAARTPALMPMDCLRTADSIVVRFDMPGIDADSLDVSTENNTLTVRGERHRQDPDDATYLVSERPSGTYRRQLVLGDGLNLERVHADYRDGVLTLTIPVAEKAKPRKIHITRGDTSTAIGTHEGHRMIGGEAASREPATATA, from the coding sequence ATGATCATGCGTTTCGATCCGTTCCGTGACCTGGACCGGCTCGCCGGCGAGGCGTTCGGCGCGGCCCGGACTCCCGCGCTCATGCCCATGGACTGCCTGCGCACCGCGGACAGCATCGTGGTGCGCTTCGACATGCCCGGCATCGACGCCGACAGCCTGGACGTCTCCACCGAGAACAACACCCTGACCGTGCGCGGCGAACGCCACCGCCAGGACCCCGACGACGCCACATACCTGGTCTCGGAACGGCCGTCCGGAACCTACCGCCGCCAGCTGGTACTCGGCGACGGACTGAACCTCGAGCGGGTACACGCCGACTACCGCGACGGCGTCCTGACCCTGACCATCCCGGTCGCCGAGAAAGCCAAGCCCCGAAAGATCCACATCACCCGCGGTGACACGTCTACGGCGATCGGCACCCACGAGGGGCACCGCATGATCGGCGGCGAGGCGGCCAGCCGCGAGCCGGCCACCGCCACCGCATGA
- a CDS encoding MerR family transcriptional regulator: MTSADKFDDDDYPAYTMGRAAEMLGVTPAFLRSLEGDLFVASRSDGGHRRYSRYQLRLAARVREITGQGTPVEAACRIVILEDQLSEALELNRRYQDEGRPLPGDR; the protein is encoded by the coding sequence ATGACCTCAGCCGACAAGTTCGACGACGACGACTATCCCGCCTACACGATGGGGCGGGCCGCCGAGATGCTCGGCGTGACCCCGGCGTTCCTACGCTCGCTGGAAGGGGACCTGTTCGTCGCCTCCCGTTCCGACGGCGGCCACCGCCGCTACTCGCGCTACCAGCTGCGGCTGGCCGCGCGGGTGCGCGAGATCACCGGACAGGGCACCCCGGTCGAGGCCGCGTGCCGGATCGTGATCCTAGAGGATCAGCTCTCCGAAGCCCTCGAACTCAACCGGCGCTACCAGGACGAAGGCCGGCCCCTGCCCGGTGACCGCTGA
- a CDS encoding STAS domain-containing protein, with product MADGLSIRLRTLAGSPHLVIAGEVEISTVSLLASVADAVMRTRAAIELTLDLTAVTFIDDVGVAAVNACRRQATTRGLRFRVINPSAAVRAALNARDRRKAVAKTPRRLTPTTALNPGMTRPRGRRRRSR from the coding sequence GTGGCCGACGGTCTGAGCATCCGGTTGCGGACCCTGGCCGGGTCGCCGCACCTGGTGATAGCGGGCGAGGTCGAGATCTCCACCGTCAGTCTGCTGGCCTCGGTCGCCGACGCGGTCATGAGGACCAGGGCCGCTATCGAGCTGACGCTGGACCTGACCGCAGTGACATTCATCGACGACGTCGGAGTCGCCGCCGTGAACGCGTGCCGCCGCCAGGCGACCACACGGGGCCTGCGATTTCGAGTCATCAACCCCTCGGCCGCCGTGCGAGCGGCACTGAACGCCCGAGACCGCCGGAAGGCGGTCGCCAAAACCCCGCGTCGCCTGACGCCTACCACAGCGCTGAACCCCGGCATGACCCGGCCGCGAGGCCGACGCCGCCGATCGCGGTAG
- a CDS encoding STAS domain-containing protein, translating to MTRPHITTDVDDNGVAILGVSGGIGTGAELTAAIAAVLDTHRVTQLVIDLVRVSSLAPAGLEALLGGRATVLRSGAAFRVIRPQHPVRQILDATGTCQLLTRGQAAAPEPAGRCTTAASPPGSRTTAPPGTSSSEPGRAAGVAKSLRRADASPRLAVSTGGTLLVGRQEQPQT from the coding sequence GTGACACGACCGCACATCACCACGGACGTCGACGACAACGGCGTCGCCATCCTGGGCGTCAGCGGTGGCATCGGCACAGGCGCCGAACTCACCGCGGCCATCGCCGCGGTCCTCGACACCCACCGGGTCACACAGCTGGTCATCGACCTGGTGCGGGTTTCGTCGCTTGCCCCGGCCGGCCTGGAAGCACTCCTGGGGGGACGGGCAACGGTCCTGCGGTCCGGTGCGGCCTTCCGGGTCATCCGCCCTCAGCACCCGGTGCGGCAGATCCTGGACGCCACCGGCACGTGCCAGCTACTCACCCGCGGGCAGGCCGCAGCACCCGAGCCGGCCGGCCGGTGCACGACCGCGGCTTCACCGCCGGGATCGAGGACGACTGCTCCGCCCGGCACAAGCAGTTCGGAGCCGGGTCGGGCCGCAGGGGTGGCTAAGTCGTTGCGGCGTGCTGATGCCAGCCCTAGGCTTGCGGTCAGCACCGGCGGCACGCTGCTTGTCGGCAGGCAGGAGCAACCGCAGACATGA
- a CDS encoding MerR family transcriptional regulator → MGRAAEMLGTTRSFLRSLDQVKLIDPQRSAAGHRRYTRHQLRLATRARELVDQGIPLDAACRIIHLEDQLQEARHHMQPA, encoded by the coding sequence ATGGGCCGGGCCGCGGAGATGCTCGGCACGACGCGCAGTTTCCTGCGCAGCCTCGACCAGGTGAAGCTGATCGACCCGCAACGCTCCGCCGCCGGACACCGGCGCTACACCCGCCACCAACTGCGCCTGGCCACACGGGCCCGTGAACTCGTCGACCAGGGCATCCCCCTCGACGCGGCATGCCGCATCATCCACTTGGAAGATCAACTCCAGGAAGCCCGCCACCACATGCAGCCAGCCTGA